In one Chryseobacterium camelliae genomic region, the following are encoded:
- a CDS encoding DUF1501 domain-containing protein produces MLIKRREFLKISSLATASFLMPNFLKAMTFDEALVPNQKILVVLQFTGGNDGLNTIIPTQNDIYFKERNTIAIQNSLALNDETGINPALSYFKELHDQGELSILNNVGYPNPDKSHFRSMDIWHSASKSDEYLETGWLGRFLDEECYRCEHPTQALEVDDMLSLALKGENNKAFAFKDPKRLYQTSQEKYFKSLYDHHHDDETVSYLYQTLGSTINNADYIFEKSKAKKTTQTYPNSQLGKDFKTVASLIKSDINTRVYYLSIGSFDTHVNQNERQKKLFGDINEAVKSFVADMKSNGLFDDILLMTFSEFGRRVAQNASNGTDHGTANQMFFISGGLKKKGLLNPLPDLTHLNEGDLIYTEDFRKVYATVLKNWLQADSSKVLGWKNGVYDFV; encoded by the coding sequence ATGTTAATCAAAAGAAGAGAATTCCTAAAAATAAGTTCATTGGCTACCGCATCTTTCTTGATGCCGAACTTCCTGAAAGCAATGACATTTGATGAAGCTTTGGTACCCAATCAGAAAATACTTGTTGTGCTTCAGTTTACGGGAGGAAATGATGGACTGAACACGATCATTCCTACCCAAAACGATATTTACTTTAAAGAAAGAAATACAATTGCGATTCAAAATTCTTTAGCATTGAATGACGAAACTGGGATCAATCCTGCCCTTTCCTACTTTAAAGAACTTCATGATCAGGGTGAACTTTCAATTTTAAACAATGTGGGGTATCCGAATCCCGATAAATCTCACTTCCGAAGCATGGATATCTGGCATTCTGCAAGTAAAAGTGATGAGTATTTAGAAACTGGCTGGCTGGGTCGATTTCTGGATGAAGAATGCTATCGTTGTGAACATCCTACTCAGGCGCTGGAAGTTGATGATATGTTGAGCCTAGCTTTAAAAGGGGAAAACAATAAAGCCTTTGCCTTCAAAGATCCGAAAAGACTGTACCAGACAAGCCAGGAAAAGTATTTCAAATCGTTGTATGATCATCACCATGATGATGAAACGGTTTCTTATTTATATCAGACTTTAGGTTCTACCATCAATAATGCCGATTATATTTTTGAAAAAAGTAAGGCAAAAAAAACAACACAGACCTATCCGAATTCTCAATTGGGAAAAGACTTCAAAACTGTTGCTTCATTGATTAAATCTGATATTAATACAAGGGTTTATTATCTTTCAATCGGTAGTTTTGATACGCATGTGAACCAAAATGAAAGACAGAAAAAACTGTTCGGAGATATTAATGAAGCTGTAAAATCTTTCGTTGCAGACATGAAAAGTAACGGTCTTTTTGATGATATTTTATTAATGACTTTCTCCGAGTTTGGTCGTCGTGTTGCCCAAAATGCCAGCAACGGAACCGACCACGGAACGGCCAACCAAATGTTTTTCATTAGCGGAGGATTGAAAAAGAAAGGTCTCTTGAATCCACTTCCCGATTTAACTCATTTGAATGAAGGTGATTTAATTTATACTGAAGATTTCAGAAAAGTCTATGCTACGGTTCTTAAAAACTGGCTGCAGGCAGATTCTTCTAAAGTATTGGGCTGGAAGAATGGAGTGTATGATTTTGTCTGA